In Enterobacter sp. 638, a single window of DNA contains:
- the pflA gene encoding pyruvate formate lyase 1-activating protein yields MSIIGRIHSFESCGTVDGPGIRFITFFQGCLMRCLYCHNRDTWDTHGGKEITVEELMKEVVTYRHFMNASGGGVTASGGEAILQAEFVRDWFRACRKEGIHTCLDTNGFVRRYDPVIDELLEVTDLVMLDLKQMNDEIHQNLVGVSNHRTLEFAKYIAGKGIKTWIRYVVVPGWSDDDDSAHRLGEFTRDMGNVEKIELLPYHELGKHKWVAMGEEYKLDGVKPPKKETMERVKGILEQYGHKVMY; encoded by the coding sequence ATGTCAATTATTGGTCGTATTCACTCCTTTGAATCCTGTGGCACTGTCGATGGCCCAGGCATCCGCTTTATTACCTTCTTCCAGGGTTGTCTGATGCGTTGCCTGTATTGCCATAACCGCGATACATGGGACACGCACGGCGGCAAGGAAATCACCGTTGAAGAGCTAATGAAAGAGGTGGTGACCTATCGCCACTTTATGAATGCCTCTGGCGGTGGCGTCACCGCATCCGGTGGAGAAGCCATTCTCCAGGCAGAATTCGTCCGTGACTGGTTCCGCGCCTGTCGAAAAGAGGGTATTCATACCTGTCTGGATACCAATGGCTTTGTGCGTCGCTACGATCCGGTCATTGATGAGTTACTCGAAGTGACCGACCTGGTCATGCTCGATCTGAAGCAAATGAACGACGAAATCCACCAGAATCTGGTCGGCGTCTCAAATCACCGTACGCTGGAATTTGCCAAATACATTGCAGGCAAAGGAATCAAAACCTGGATTCGTTATGTCGTCGTGCCGGGCTGGTCAGATGATGATGATTCTGCTCATCGCCTGGGTGAATTCACCCGCGATATGGGTAACGTCGAGAAAATCGAACTGCTGCCGTACCATGAGCTGGGCAAGCACAAATGGGTGGCGATGGGCGAAGAATACAAGCTTGATGGCGTTAAGCCGCCGAAGAAAGAGACCATGGAGCGGGTGAAAGGTATTCTTGAGCAATACGGTCACAAGGTAATGTATTAA